The genomic stretch TTTCAGTTTTCCTCCCGTATCCTTTACATCTTCAGCCGTCTTGCTGGTCAGCAGCATAAGAATGGCATCTCTAATCTGAGGCGTCTTTGCTTGAATCTCTGCAGCCATTCCCTCAGATTCAACTTCCAGATTTATCGTAATCTTAAGATATGTAACGTCAGACGGCTCAGCCAGGTTTACAACAAAGGGATCGAGCGACATTATATGTCCTGCAGCCTTTTCCTCATCACGTTGCGCTTTTGCAGCCGCATTACCCGCGTCATCGCCTTTCTGAAGGAATAACTTCCATCCAGCGAATGCGCCTGCCAGAATCACTACGAGACCCGCGCCTATTATTACAAGGAGCATGAATTTCTTTTTAGACGGCTTTGGAGAAGCTGACTCACCCTCCCTGCCTTCTTTATCTTTTTCTCCGCCATCTGCATTATCATCCTTTGCCATTTTCCCCCCTGTGAAATATGTCAGGTTTAATCGTAAGACTGATATTCAACATTTTGCAATGTATATGCCACAAAGCAGTGGATTTTATAATTATTATATCCTCAATATTTCAAG from Nitrospirota bacterium encodes the following:
- a CDS encoding flagellar basal body-associated FliL family protein, with product MAKDDNADGGEKDKEGREGESASPKPSKKKFMLLVIIGAGLVVILAGAFAGWKLFLQKGDDAGNAAAKAQRDEEKAAGHIMSLDPFVVNLAEPSDVTYLKITINLEVESEGMAAEIQAKTPQIRDAILMLLTSKTAEDVKDTGGKLKLQDDMVARINHFVSTGKVKAVYFTEFVMQ